One stretch of Planococcus sp. PAMC 21323 DNA includes these proteins:
- a CDS encoding DUF4181 domain-containing protein has product MFWLMLSLFLIVLFSVMWLLKWVLRKLLNIEKPKREWFSYNHVNKLHGKVDRMIRNITTVVMIGTFYMVIFQERTFIWVALALLVSTIVDYSVRAFFEWKYSDHPKQSILTISELVLIVAFLAVVIQFDLLDIKV; this is encoded by the coding sequence ATGTTTTGGTTAATGCTCAGCTTATTTTTAATCGTTCTTTTCAGTGTCATGTGGCTATTGAAATGGGTATTACGAAAACTACTTAATATTGAAAAGCCAAAGAGAGAGTGGTTTTCTTATAATCATGTGAACAAACTGCATGGCAAAGTAGATCGGATGATAAGAAACATCACGACAGTTGTGATGATTGGAACTTTCTATATGGTCATATTCCAAGAAAGGACGTTCATCTGGGTTGCACTAGCTTTGCTTGTGTCGACAATTGTCGATTATTCCGTAAGAGCATTTTTCGAATGGAAATACTCGGATCATCCCAAACAATCAATTTTGACAATAAGTGAGCTAGTGTTAATCGTCGCATTTCTGGCGGTAGTGATTCAGTTTGATTTGCTTGATATTAAGGTGTGA
- a CDS encoding DUF6366 family protein: MEKQNTTREKRQKLHQKEQKNNAARNLRDGFDQGAGNGNLTDIAGDMGWKDMALLILVLIIAYVIYQLFFN, from the coding sequence ATGGAAAAGCAGAACACAACTCGAGAAAAAAGACAGAAATTACACCAAAAAGAGCAGAAAAACAATGCAGCTAGAAACTTGCGGGACGGATTTGACCAAGGAGCAGGCAATGGGAACTTAACAGACATAGCAGGTGACATGGGATGGAAAGACATGGCATTATTAATTTTAGTATTGATCATTGCATACGTGATTTATCAGCTGTTTTTTAATTGA
- a CDS encoding MalY/PatB family protein: MNSFERVYDRKKSRSVKWDTIGEIYGLEDTSDILPMWIADMDFPAPPPVLKALHDRVEHSIFGYSFMCKECRTAVIEWQSRRNDWKIEPDWLLFHQGIIPAIASIIETFTEKHDKIVVTPPVYPPFFQLAEHQDREVLYSPLIVQDGQYKIDFQDFEDKLQEAALFILCNPHNPGGRVWTPEELREIIRLCTKHDVLIISDEIHGDLMLDEHRHTPLAKIAGTESDRVFTCMAPTKTFNLAGIQVAMIIATDKEKRDKLEKHALAHGSGMLNAFAPTALTAAYNESESWLEEMLETIAGNIEFATNELQKKVPGLRVMKPQSTYLLWIDYSELGLTEDEVMKKLLGTGKVALEPGSKYGAAGIGYLRLNAACPRVTLSDGIERIATALAQEKNE; encoded by the coding sequence ATGAATTCTTTTGAACGCGTATATGACCGAAAAAAAAGCCGCTCTGTTAAATGGGATACGATCGGCGAAATTTATGGCTTAGAGGATACTTCAGATATTTTGCCAATGTGGATTGCCGATATGGACTTTCCCGCGCCCCCACCTGTTTTAAAAGCATTGCATGATCGAGTAGAACATTCGATTTTCGGGTATTCGTTTATGTGTAAAGAATGCAGAACGGCTGTAATCGAGTGGCAATCCAGACGAAACGACTGGAAAATCGAACCCGACTGGTTACTTTTCCACCAAGGTATTATTCCAGCTATTGCTTCAATTATTGAAACCTTTACCGAAAAGCACGATAAAATCGTGGTGACACCTCCTGTTTACCCTCCTTTTTTCCAACTGGCTGAACACCAAGATCGAGAAGTTCTTTATTCTCCGTTAATTGTGCAAGACGGACAATATAAAATCGATTTTCAGGACTTTGAAGACAAATTGCAAGAAGCTGCGTTGTTTATATTGTGTAACCCACATAATCCAGGTGGACGTGTTTGGACACCTGAAGAGTTAAGAGAAATTATCCGTTTATGTACAAAGCACGACGTCCTCATAATTTCAGATGAGATTCATGGAGATTTGATGTTAGATGAACATCGCCACACGCCGCTTGCGAAAATTGCGGGCACTGAAAGCGATCGCGTTTTTACGTGTATGGCCCCGACCAAAACATTCAATTTAGCGGGCATTCAAGTTGCCATGATTATCGCAACCGATAAAGAAAAACGCGATAAACTAGAAAAACATGCCCTTGCACACGGCTCTGGCATGCTCAATGCATTTGCCCCAACGGCTTTAACCGCGGCATACAACGAAAGTGAGTCTTGGTTAGAAGAAATGCTTGAGACGATTGCTGGCAATATCGAGTTTGCCACAAACGAATTGCAGAAAAAAGTCCCGGGATTACGTGTCATGAAGCCACAATCGACTTATTTGTTGTGGATCGATTACAGTGAGTTGGGCTTAACAGAAGACGAAGTTATGAAAAAACTGCTGGGAACGGGTAAAGTTGCCTTGGAGCCTGGCAGCAAATACGGAGCTGCCGGAATCGGTTATTTACGCTTAAACGCAGCATGTCCGAGAGTGACTTTATCTGATGGCATTGAACGGATTGCTACAGCCCTTGCACAAGAGAAGAATGAATAG
- a CDS encoding BCCT family transporter has translation MKEVTRVFYITISLVIAAVLIAALMPEAYEQVTGNITSLLSTVFGWYYMLIMTLILIVVGFLIVSPYGNIRLGKPNDRPEFRTPTWVAMLFSAGLGIGLVFYGSYEPLSHFAISPATAEAGTQAAFQESMQRTFFHYGFNAWAMYGLVALVLAYFQFRKGERGLISSTLRPIFGDKMNSGWGTMIDVIAIFATVFGVATSLGFGAVQINGGLSFLFGISNNNWSQLIIIAIITVLFLASAWSGLSKGIKYLSNINMVLAVILLVLVVILGPTLLILNVFTQSFGEYIQNLMSISTKTAAFSNEDRQWLDAWTIFYWAWWISWAPFVSMFIARVSKGRTIREFLIYVVLLPTLLCAIWFSAFGVTAIDIQQSGAVDLTAGAVETILFMVFNEMPFGFGLSIIAILLLLTFFISSADSATFVLGMQSTNGSLTPVNSVKIVWGVLQSSIAAILLSVGGLAAIQNTIIIAALPFSFVVILMVWSLLKSLKAEEKLVVGKKK, from the coding sequence ATGAAAGAGGTCACAAGAGTATTTTACATCACCATTTCACTCGTTATTGCGGCGGTTTTGATCGCAGCGCTTATGCCAGAAGCATATGAACAAGTGACAGGCAATATTACATCTTTACTGAGTACCGTTTTCGGCTGGTATTATATGCTGATTATGACACTGATTCTGATTGTTGTCGGATTTCTTATTGTTAGTCCTTACGGCAATATCCGTCTCGGTAAACCGAACGATCGACCAGAGTTTAGAACACCCACTTGGGTTGCGATGCTTTTCTCAGCAGGACTTGGGATTGGACTCGTGTTCTACGGCTCGTATGAACCGCTTTCCCATTTTGCCATTTCACCGGCAACTGCTGAAGCTGGAACACAAGCAGCATTTCAAGAGTCCATGCAACGCACTTTTTTCCACTATGGATTTAATGCTTGGGCAATGTACGGTCTTGTCGCATTAGTACTTGCTTATTTCCAATTCCGTAAAGGCGAACGTGGACTTATTTCGAGTACATTGCGTCCAATCTTTGGAGACAAAATGAACAGTGGCTGGGGAACGATGATTGACGTGATCGCAATTTTCGCAACTGTATTTGGTGTTGCAACGTCACTAGGATTTGGTGCTGTTCAAATTAACGGCGGACTTAGCTTTTTGTTTGGTATTAGTAACAACAATTGGAGCCAACTGATTATTATCGCCATTATTACGGTATTGTTCCTGGCATCTGCATGGTCTGGACTTTCAAAAGGGATCAAATATTTATCCAATATCAATATGGTGTTAGCGGTTATTTTGCTAGTGCTTGTTGTCATTTTGGGACCGACTCTCCTCATTTTGAATGTCTTCACCCAATCGTTTGGTGAGTACATCCAAAATCTGATGTCAATTAGTACGAAAACCGCAGCCTTTAGTAACGAAGATCGCCAGTGGTTAGATGCATGGACCATTTTCTACTGGGCTTGGTGGATTTCTTGGGCACCATTTGTCAGTATGTTTATCGCGCGTGTTTCTAAAGGTAGAACCATTCGTGAATTCTTAATCTATGTCGTTCTTTTGCCGACATTATTATGTGCGATTTGGTTTTCTGCATTTGGTGTCACGGCTATCGATATTCAACAAAGTGGCGCTGTCGACTTAACAGCTGGTGCAGTCGAAACAATCTTGTTTATGGTATTTAATGAAATGCCATTTGGCTTTGGACTTTCGATTATTGCCATTTTGTTATTGCTGACATTCTTTATCTCGTCTGCCGATTCGGCAACGTTTGTACTTGGTATGCAGTCAACAAATGGATCATTAACTCCTGTAAACAGTGTGAAAATTGTTTGGGGCGTTCTTCAGTCGTCTATTGCTGCTATTCTTTTGTCAGTTGGTGGGTTAGCCGCAATTCAAAACACCATCATCATCGCGGCCTTGCCGTTCTCGTTTGTTGTGATCTTGATGGTCTGGTCGTTGCTGAAGTCATTAAAAGCAGAAGAAAAATTAGTGGTTGGCAAGAAAAAGTAA
- a CDS encoding ribose-phosphate diphosphokinase, with protein sequence MAYQLRKNFKLFTLNSNPELAQEIADSLGCELGKSAITHFSDGEIQIHIQESVRGADVYVVQSTSQPGTEHVMELLIMIDALKRASVKTINVVMPYYGYARQDRKASSREPITAKLVANMLEKAGATHIITMDLHAPQIQGFFNVPVDQLLGGKILEQHFTEKALEDAIVVAPDNGGLGRARKLASHLDVPIGFIDKRRMHPDEPEMVNIVGDIKGKNIIIIVDIIDTATTVAAAADVLVENGAKAVYACCTHAVLSGDAIQKIEASAITELVVTNTVHVPKEKQTPKVTILSVAPLLAEAIEHVHNEKPVTPLFE encoded by the coding sequence TTGGCTTATCAATTACGAAAAAACTTTAAGCTGTTTACGTTAAATTCAAATCCAGAACTGGCACAGGAAATAGCGGATTCGCTTGGTTGTGAGCTAGGAAAAAGCGCCATTACTCATTTTAGTGATGGAGAAATTCAAATTCACATTCAAGAAAGTGTTCGCGGGGCAGATGTGTATGTTGTGCAATCGACGTCACAGCCCGGAACTGAGCATGTGATGGAATTGTTGATCATGATTGATGCGTTAAAACGTGCATCTGTGAAAACCATCAATGTGGTGATGCCTTATTACGGCTATGCGCGACAAGACCGAAAAGCGAGTTCACGTGAACCGATTACGGCAAAACTGGTTGCGAATATGCTAGAAAAAGCAGGCGCGACTCATATCATCACGATGGATTTGCATGCTCCTCAAATTCAAGGTTTCTTTAATGTCCCAGTTGATCAGCTGCTCGGTGGTAAGATTTTAGAGCAACATTTTACCGAAAAGGCTTTAGAAGATGCGATCGTGGTTGCACCAGATAACGGTGGACTCGGACGTGCTCGTAAGCTAGCAAGTCATTTGGACGTACCCATCGGCTTTATCGACAAACGCCGCATGCACCCAGACGAGCCTGAAATGGTCAATATTGTCGGAGACATTAAAGGCAAAAATATTATCATTATCGTGGACATTATTGATACGGCAACAACCGTTGCGGCGGCTGCCGATGTGTTGGTAGAAAACGGTGCAAAAGCCGTTTATGCTTGCTGTACACATGCGGTGTTGTCAGGCGATGCGATTCAAAAAATCGAAGCGTCGGCAATTACGGAATTGGTTGTAACCAATACGGTTCATGTTCCAAAAGAAAAGCAAACTCCGAAAGTGACGATTTTATCGGTCGCACCACTTTTAGCTGAAGCGATTGAGCATGTTCATAACGAAAAGCCGGTTACCCCTTTATTTGAATAA